The DNA segment TTTCTCTAAAAATTTAGCTATGAGTTTAACTGCTACAGGAGAAAGAGTTTTGCTTATAGATATGGATATGCGTAAGTCAACAATGAACGAAACTTTGGGTCTGAATCCTGATATGGGTTTAGCAATGTTTCTTTCCGATTCAAATATAAATATTAAAGATATTATAGTTAAAGGAGAACATCACGAAAACTTAGATATTATACCAATTAAAGTATTTCCACCTAATCCTGCCGAGCTATTATTATCTTCTCGTTTGAGCGACTTTTTCGAGAATGTTCGCAGTTTAGGATACGACTATGTGATCATAGATACTCCTCCTGTAGGTTTGGTCGCCGACGCATTTTGGATTAACGAACATATTGATGCTTCAATATATGTTACTCGCTCAGATTATACCTATAAGTCTTCTTTGAAAGAAATAAAGAAGTTGTACAGAGAAAATAAACTGAAGAATATGTCTTTAATAATTAATGCAGTTAAAGATGAAACAGCGAACTATTCGGGAAGAAGACATAATTACTATCACGAAGATTAATAAAAGATAATAATATGAAGAAGTTATTTTATTTATTGTTAGTAGCTTTAGCGTTTGTCGCTTGCGACGACGATAACTCTGGGGGAGGTAATTACTATCAACCATTTGACTTAAAAGGTAGAACTTACTACAAAACAACAACGACTACCGAAGGTGAAGAAATGTTTAGCGTTCTTGAATTTAAGTCAATGTCGTCAGTTGTTTACTCGCAAAGAAAAGAAACCATAGATGGCGAAATCGTTAATGGCCCAAACAATTATTCTTGCAAGTTTGATTATCCTGCATTAAATATATACGAAGGAAAGAAAGTGATTGCTACTGCTCACTTTGAAAATGAAGATGCAACTATAGGAGACTCTTTGTATGTACAATCATTAGGAGGTTTATTTCTAAGAAGATAAGACGCCTCATTTGCGTATAGAAAACTCACAACCACAATAGGTTTGATTGTAAAATTTGAATTCATTAAGGAGGATTTGGCGACGTTCGCTCAATCCTCCTTTT comes from the Dysgonomonadaceae bacterium PH5-43 genome and includes:
- a CDS encoding hypothetical protein (product_source=Hypo-rule applied; cleavage_site_network=SignalP-noTM), with protein sequence MKKLFYLLLVALAFVACDDDNSGGGNYYQPFDLKGRTYYKTTTTTEGEEMFSVLEFKSMSSVVYSQRKETIDGEIVNGPNNYSCKFDYPALNIYEGKKVIATAHFENEDATIGDSLYVQSLGGLFLRR